The proteins below are encoded in one region of Styela clava chromosome 4, kaStyClav1.hap1.2, whole genome shotgun sequence:
- the LOC144422122 gene encoding uncharacterized protein LOC144422122 gives MDQHKFEAQDVYNIDETGWHTVQKPESIVTEKGVKQIGSVTSGERGELVTVVNAIKAAGGFIPPYMIYPRVNYRNHFIRGAPLGSDGAATRSGWINEETFVNYLDHFIKHTRCIPDRKILLILDNHEAHVSLTAVDKAKANGVVVLTIPPHTSHKLQPLDKTVYGPYKRAYVRAMDNWMRSNPGKTVSIYDIAHLVNEAHICAFVPRNILAGFHSTGIMPFNSDVFSDEDYARIAANSSLN, from the coding sequence ATGGACCAACACAAATTCGAGGCACAAGACGTATATAACATCGACGAAACAGGGTGGCATACGGTGCAAAAGCCTGAGAGCATTGTTACGGAAAAAGGGGTTAAGCAGATTGGTTCTGTCACATCAGGTGAAAGAGGTGAGCTGGTAACCGTAGTCAATGCGATCAAGGCTGCTGGTGGATTTATTCCGCCCTACATGATATATCCCCGTGTCAATTATCGTAATCACTTCATACGAGGTGCGCCACTGGGATCTGACGGTGCGGCCACCAGATCAGGTTGGATTAACGAGGAAACGTTTGTCAACTATCTCGATCACTTCATTAAGCATACACGCTGTATACCCGACAGAAAGATATTGCTCATCTTAGACAATCACGAGGCCCACGTTTCACTGACAGCTGTTGACAAGGCAAAGGCGAACGGAGTTGTGGTGTTGACCATCCCTCCACACACGTCCCACAAACTCCAGCCTTTAGACAAGACTGTTTATGGACCATACAAAAGAGCCTATGTGCGCGCGATGGATAATTGGATGAGGTCCAATCCGGGTAAGACTGTGTCTATATACGACATAGCTCATTTGGTGAACGAAGCTCACATCTGCGCATTTGTACCGCGTAATATCCTAGCTGGCTTCCACAGCACTGGTATTATGCCTTTCAACAGCGACGTATTCTCAGATGAAGACTATGCGCGGATAGCAGCAAATTCTTCATTAAATTGA